The following coding sequences are from one Polyodon spathula isolate WHYD16114869_AA chromosome 7, ASM1765450v1, whole genome shotgun sequence window:
- the LOC121318694 gene encoding tumor necrosis factor ligand superfamily member 10-like, with translation MANQNNQDYSRSNSNDSKTYMVIPAAKQGNNTSSKLWVAMVVIVVIALQIACTTALFVYFNMSISQTKNQGVTEELKCLKLLNKLEDTIAGGQIPEEVRVFMEPCMKVADSIKSYISKVTENVIRRHVLQEARNIPRSFNTSDAQFVSEVTQRPSAHLSLRDVSHRPHDESQSNDLHQSCRHPIRTWDTGSFGSHIHNMSLSEGWLKVPRDGRYYLYSQVYFRYPLDSSLDPHNAAPESHSSHQLVQCIYKKTSYLKPILLLKGVGTKCWAEDVEYALHSVYQGGLFELRSGDEVFVSVSSVPMVYTDETSSYFGAFRLDL, from the exons ATGGCTAACCAGAACAACCAGGATTACTCTAGATCCAACAGCAACGACTCAAAAACGTACATGGTCATCCCGGCTGCCAAGCAAGGGAATAATACATCTTCAAAGCTATGGGTCGCCATGGTGGTCATTGTCGTGATTGCGCTACAGATTGCGTGTACCACGGCGCTGTTCGTTTACTTCAACATGTCGATTTCACAG ACAAAAAACCAAGGTGTGACTGAGGAGCTTAAGTGCCTGAAACTCCTGAACAAGCTAGAAGATACAATCGCTGGAGGACAGATCCCAGAGGAAGTGAGGGTGTTCATGGAGCCCTGCATGAAAGTGGCAGACAGTATCAAGTCCTACATATCCAAG GTTACTGAAAATGTCATCAGGAGACATGTACTTCAAG AAGCAAGAAACATTCCAAGGAGTTTCAACACATCGGATGCTCAGTTTGTGAGCGAAGTCACCCAAAGACCTTCCGCACACCTTTCTCTGAGGGACGTCAGCCATCGACCACACG ATGAATCCCAGAGCAATGACTTGCACCAGTCTTGCCGTCACCCCATCAGAACCTGGGACACTGGCAGCTTCGGATCGCACATCCACAACATGAGCCTGAGCGAGGGGTGGCTGAAAGTGCCCCGGGATGGCCGCTACTACCTGTACTCTCAGGTCTACTTCCGCTACCCCTTGGACTCCTCCCTGGACCCCCACAACGCAGCCCCGGAGAGCCACAGCAGCCACCAGCTCGTCCAGTGCATCTACAAGAAGACGTCCTACCTGAAGCCCATCCTGCTGCTGAAAGGCGTGGGCACCAAGTGCTGGGCGGAAGACGTAGAGTACGCCCTTCACTCTGTCTACCAGGGAGGACTGTTTGAGCTGAGATCAGGCGACGAGGTCTTTGTGTCAGTGTCCTCCGTGCCCATGGTCTACACTGACGAAACCTCCAGCTATTTCGGGGCCTTCCGACTTGACCTGTGA